The Paenibacillus yonginensis genome segment AACCTGATGGGCCGTACCTTCCTGCCGCCGCTGGACTGCCCGTTCCGCGCAGCAGATGAAATTGTGGATCAGCTGAAGAAGAAACACAAGTTTATTTTTGTGGACTTCCATGCTGAAGCTACTTCAGAGAAAATTGCGATGGGCTGGCATCTGGACGGACGCGCCTCCGTAGTCGTAGGTACGCATACGCATGTGCAAAGCAATGACGACATCGTGCTGCCGGAAGGCACGGCTTATATTACCGATGTGGGTATGGTCGGCTCCAGAGAGGGCATCCTCGGCATGGAACGTGAAGCGGTGCTGCGCAAGTTCAAAACCCAGCTTCCTGTTCGTTTCCAGGTGTGCAATGGCAAATGGCAATTCCACGCTATTGTTGCCGATCTGGATGACCAGACTGGCAAAGCGAAGTCTATCCGCAAAATAAGGCTGCTCGAAGACGAATGGACGATGGATTAACAAGCCTGAGCGTGCTGTCAACCGGGTGGCCAAGGGTGTTGCTTGACTAACCGGCTCTGTGGAGTCTATAGCCGTGAACTGTAGATTCACGGCGCTGGGACGGGGCAGTGAGCGGAGACTCTTTTTTATCTGATCGCTTCCAAAAAGAAGGAATTATTCCAAATCTCCCGAATATGATCTAACAGATCATCTGTCAAGGTAGTGGAAACCAAACTATTAATCACAGGGAGGTACTTACCATGGAAGTATTAAAGGTTTCAGCAAAATCCAACCCCAACTCCGTTGCCGGTGCACTTGCGGGTGTGCTGAGAGAACGAGGCGCTGCTGAACTTCAGGCGATCGGTGCAGGTGCGCTTAATCAGGCCATCAAGGCGGTGGCCATTGCCCGTGGGTTTGTGGCTCCCAGCGGAGTCGATCTGATTTGTGTCCCTGCTTTTACGGATATTGTGATAGACGGAGAAGACCGGACAGCCATCAAGCTGATTGTGGAGCCGAGATGAAACCTTTTTAATCAACCTGTTTGCCGGGGGCAGACAGGTTTTTTGCATTTTCAACTATAATTTTTACTATAATGGAACTTAACACCGCTGGATGAGGGAGAGTTCAACCTGAATTTTGATGAAGGGTAGTGAAGGGATTGAAGTGGGGAATTATTGATTTTCATTGTGATGCCTTAAGCAAGCTGCAGGAGAACCCTAACATTCGGTTTGAGGAGGATGAGAGGCTGGATGTATCAGCCAAGAAACTTCGGCAGGGCGGAGTGGGCCTGCAGTGTTTTGCCGTATTCATCGACGATGAACAGGAGAAAGCCCGGATTGGGCGGGTGCTGGAGCAGATCAGCTTATACCGCACGGAGGTGGAGAAAGCCGGAATTCCGCTGATAACAAGCCGGCAGGAGCTGGCTTCCTTAAACGCCGCCGGAGGGGGAACCGGGGGGATGCTTTCACTGGAGGGCGCGCATGGACTTGAGGGCAACCTGAAATATGTGCAGAATTGCTATGATCTTGGCGTGCGGTTTCTGGGCATTACATGGAACCATGCCAACTGGGCTGCGGACGGCATTATGGAGCCGCGGGGCGGCGGCTTTACACAGAAGGGCCTTGAACTGATCAAGCTGTGCCATGAGCTGGGCATTATTTTGGATGTGTCCCATTTGTCGCTTAAAGGATTCTGGGAGCTGACCGAAGCGGCGGAGAAGGCCGGCAAGCCGTTTATCGCCTCGCATTCCAACAGCATTAACATTTGCGATCATCCGCGGAACCTGTCCGATGAGCAGATACGGACGATAGTCCGTCTCGGCGGAAGAATCGGCCTGACCTTTGTGCCTCCATTCGTCAAAGCTTCCGGTCCCGTCAAAATGACCGACCTTCTTCCGCATCTGGAGCATATGTGTTCCCTCGGGGCCGAAAATCATCTCATGTTTGGATCGGACTTCGACGGCATCGACGAACATATTGAAGGTTTGGAAAATGCCGCCTGCTACGTCAAATGGAAAGAGCTGCTGCTCAAATACTACGCAGAGCCGCTCGTAGACAAGTGGCTGAGCCTCAATGCGATGCGGTTTTTGCAAACCTGGCTCCCAGCAACAAAGAAAGCGCTTTAATCTATAACGAACCGAGAACGGTTTAATCGAAAACTACTATATGAATTAGGCGCGAAAACGCTTGCTTTTTACACCCCGCCGACATAAAATTGACATGATTATGAAACAGATATTTCATATTTTGGAGGGGGATGACCCCTCAGCAGCCTTGATTTTTGTGAAATAGTCATGCACTTATTAAATTCTTCTGATGCGATACGATTAAAGGGGTGGGCGGTTTGATTAGTCAATTGTCATGGAAAATCGGCGGGCAGCAGGGTGAAGGCGTAGAAAGTACGGATCGGATTTTTTCAACAGCTTTGAATCGTTTGGGGTATTATTTGTACGGCTACAGACATTTTTCATCCCGTATCAAAGGCGGACATACCAACAACAAGATCAGAATCAGCACCAGTCCGATCCGGGCCATTTCCGATGACTTGGACATTTTGGTGGCTTTCGACCAAGAAAGCATCGACCTCAATGCCCATGAGCTTTGTCAGGACGGGGTTATTGTGGCGGACGCCAAATTCAATCCAACCGTTCCTGATGGCAGCAGCGCCAAGCTGTTTGCAGTTCCTATTACAGCTATTGCAGAAGAACTTGGCACTTCCTTAATGAAAAACATGGTTGCTTCCGGAGCATCCTGGGCACTGCTCGGATTGCCGCTGGAGGTATTCAATAAAGCGGTTGAAGAAGAATTCGGCCGCAAAGGCCAAGCGATCGTCGACAAGAACGTTGAAGCGGTCAAACGCGGCGCCGAATACGTGCTTGAGCTGGCTGGCGGTCCGCTGGAGCGCTTCCAGCTGGAGCCGGCTGACGGCAAAGAGAAATTGTTTATGATCGGCAACGATGCCATCGGCCTTGGCGCCGTTGCGGCGGGCTGCCGGATCATGAGCGCGTATCCGATTACGCCCGCTTCGGAAATCATGGAATACCTGATCAAGAAGCTTCCGAAGTTTGGCGGCACCGTCGTGCAAACCGAAGACGAAATTGCAGCGATTACGATGGCGATTGGCGCCAACTATGCCGGGGTAAGAACGATGACGGCTTCCGCAGGTCCTGGTTTGTCCTTGATGATGGAAGCAATCGGCCTTGCGGGCATGACGGAAACGCCGGTTGTCATTGTTGACACTCAGCGCGGTGGACCGTCAACCGGTCTTCCGACCAAGCAGGAGCAGAGTGATATCAATGCGCTGATCTACGGCACGCATGGTGAAATTCCGAAGATTGTACTTGCACCAAGCTCGATCGAAGAATGTTTCTATGATACGATCCAGGCCTTTAATTTGGCTGAAAAATATCAAGTGCCGGTTATTCTGGCGACCGACCTGCAGCTTTCGCTTGGCAAGCAGTCTTGTGAGCTGCTTGATTACAGCAAAATCAAAATCGATCGCGGCGCGCTGGTGGAGGAAACGCCAGAACGTGAAGACGGCAGCTTGTTCAAACGTTATGAGCTGACCAACAGCGGCGTATCGCCGCGGATTATTCCAGGCAAGAAAAACGGCATTCATCACGTAACCGGCGTTGAGCATGACGAATCCGGCCGGCCATCTGAAAGCCCGGTGAACCGCCAGAATATGATGGATAAACGCCTTCGGAAGCTGGACGGCATTCAAGTCGACAATCCGATTCATGTACAGGCTCCGCACGAGAATCCGGACCTGTTGATTATCGGCATGGGTTCGACCGGCGGCACAATCGACCAAGCTCGCGTAAGACTGGAAGAAGACGGCATTACTACGAATCATATTACCGTTCGTTTGATGCACCCGTTCCCGGTTAATGAAATCACACCTTATCTGGAGAAAGCAAAAAAAGTGATTGTTCTCGAAAATAACGCAACCGGACAACTAGCCGGACTGATCAAGCTGAATGTCGGCTTCCGCGACAAAATCGTGAACATGCTCAAATATGACGGCACACCGTTCCTGCCGTCCGAAGTGTACAGCAAATGTTTGAAGGTCAATGAACAGTCAGCAGCAGAGAAACAAAGCGGGGAGTTGGTTAAAAATGGCAACTTTTAAAGAATTCCGCAACAACGTCAAGCCGAACTGGTGTCCCGGCTGCGGAGACTTCTCCGTACAGGCGGCTATCCAGCGTGCAGCAGCGAATGTCGGACTCGAGCCTGAGCAGCTGGCAGTCATTTCGGGAATCGGATGCTCCGGCCGGATTTCCGGTTACATCAACGCTTACGGCCTGCATGGCATCCATGGCCGTGCTCTTCCGATCGCCCAAGGCGTTAAGCTGGCGAACCGCGATCTGACGGTTATCGCCTCCGGCGGCGACGGCGACGGCTTTGCTATCGGGATGGGGCATACGATTCATGCGATCCGCCGCAACATCAATATCACTTACATCGTTATGGATAACCAGATTTACGGCCTGACGAAAGGCCAAACCTCCCCGCGCAGCGCAGAGGGCTTCAAAACAAAAAGCACCCCTGAAGGTTCGATTGAATCGGCGCTGTCACCGCTGGAGCTGGCTTTGTCCTCCGGAGCCACGTTTGTGGCCCAGTCGTTCTCAAGCGACCTCAAGCAGCTGACCGCTTTGATCGAGGAAGGCATCAAACACGAAGGTTTCTCTTTAATCAACGTCTTCAGCCCTTGCGTTACTTTCAATAAAGTAAACACTTACGACTGGTTTAAAGAGAACATCACCAATTTGGATACGGTAGAAGGTTATGATTCCAGCAACCGCATCCAAGCCATGACCAAACTGATGGAAACGGGAGGGCTGCTGACAGGGCTCATTTATCAGAATAAGGAACGGAAGAGCTACGAGGACCTCGTTCCGGGCTTCCGCCAAGAGCCGCTTGCAGCTCAAAACCCGGAAATTACCGCCGAAGAGTTTGATAAACTGGTGGCGGAGTTTAAATAAGAATATCGGGTTGGTTGATTAAAACCTAACCAAATTGTCACAAGGCACCCGAAGCGGGTGCCTTTGCCTTTTGTGTCGAAAGATGTATAATGGGTAAGGATGTTTTTTGTTGTGAAAAAAAGTACAGTAAAAAAGTACAGTAGGAGTGAACCCCACCATGAGTAAAATCGTATCTGTTGGCGTTTCCGGACGTCATGTCCACTTGACTCAGGAACATATTGAAATGTTGTTCGGCGAAGGTTATCAGCTGACTGAATTCAAACCTTTGTCCCAGCCCGGCCAATTTGCTGCAAATGAACAAGTTGCCGTGGTTGGACCTAAAGGCGAATTCGCTAAAGTCCGGATCCTTGGACCAGCCCGTCCTGCTTCCCAGGTTGAAATTTCCCGTACCGACTCCTTTGCAATCGGCGTACCTGCTCCGGTTCGTGAATCCGGCAACATTGAAGGTACCCCAGGCATTAAAATTAAAGGGCCAAAAGGTGAAATTGAACTGGATAAAGGAGTAATCGTGGCAGCTCGTCATATTCATTTCCATACTTCCGATGCCGCTAAATGGGGGATTGCGGACAAGCAGCTGCTTAAAGTGCGTGTAGGCGGCGAACGCGGCGTTGTGTTCGAGAACGTAATTGCCCGTGTTTCCGATTCTTTTGCCCTCGATATGCACATTGATACGGACGAAGCAAATGCAGCCGGCGTCAAAAACGGCGACAGCGCTGAAATCGTAGAATAAAAGCGTTAAATGGTCTGATAAACAGCAGCTCCGGAATTTTTCCGGGCTGCTGTTTTTGTTTTTTACAAAACGCCTGCAAAGACAGGATATGGATAAACACGGTGATGCGGCTAGAAATAGCAGTCCGTGCATGTTATAATTTGATGTAATGCATTTTTAAATAATTGTCCCGCGGGGATAAAGATAGACAGTAAGGAGTGAGCCGTTAATGGCTAAGGAGACAAAGGATTACTCCAAATATTTTGATTTCTCGGATGCCAAGATCATCTCTGAAGATGAGAACGGGAAAAAGATCCGGATTCGCGGCCGGGAAATCCATATTTTCTCCGAACCGAACCAGAAGCAGGAGAAGCAGCGCGGCAAGGAAGCGGTTCAGGTTCATTACGATACGGCTGTGCCTGAGGAGCTGAGCAGGCTGGGGGCGGGCAAACACTATATCGTATACACCTTCGGCTGCCAGATGAACGAACATGACTCGGAGACCATCAAAGGTCTGCTTGAGCAGATGGGTTATCAGCCGACCGAGGATCGTAAAGAAGCCGATATCATTCTGCTGAATACGTGCGCTATTCGCGAGAATGCGGAAGATAAAGTGTTTGGCGAACTGGGCCACCTCAAGCATCTGAAGACCGAAAAACCAGACATGCTGCTTGGCGTGTGCGGCTGTATGTCCCAGGAAGAGAACGTGGTTAACCGGATTCTTCAGAAGCACGGTTTCGTAGACATGATCTTCGGTACGCATAATATTCACCGCCTGCCTTTCCTGATTCAGGAATCGCTGATGAGCAAGGAAATGGTCGTGGACGTATGGTCCAAGGAAGGCGACATTATCGAAAATCTGCCTAAGAAACGCGAAGGCATGCGTGCATGGGTAAATATTATGTATGGCTGCGATAAGTTTTGCACGTACTGCATCGTGCCGTTTACCCGGGGCAAGGAGCGCAGCCGCCGTCCGGAGGACGTCATTGCCGAGGTTCGCGAGCTGGCGCGTCAGGGCTTCAAGGAAATTACGCTGCTGGGACAGAACGTGAATGCGTACGGCAAGGATTTTACCGATATGACGTATTCTTTCGCCGATTTGATGGATGATATCCATAAGATTGACATTCCGCGAATCCGCTTCACGACTTCTCATCCGCGTGATTTCGACGATGAGCTGGTGGCGGTTCTCGCCAAAGGCGGCAACCTGGTCGAGCATATCCATCTGCCGGTGCAGTCGGGCAGCACGGAAATGCTGAAAATGATGGGCCGGAAATATTCGCGCGAACATTATCTGGAGCTGGTGCGCAAGATCAAAGCCGCGATTCCGAACGTTTCCTTAACGACGGACATTATCGTAGGTTTCCCTGGCGAAACAGACGAGCAGTTTGAAGAAACGTTGTCGCTTGTCCGGGAAGTCGGCTATGACTCTGCTTATACGTTTATTTATTCCCCGCGTGAAGGAACACCTGCGGCTTCCATGAAGGATGACATTCCCATGCAGGTCAAGAAGGAACGCCTGTACCGGCTGAATCGCGCGATCGAAGAAAGCAGCCGCGCCATCAATGAACAGTTCAAAGGACAAATCGTTGAGGTGCTTGTTGAAGGCGAAAGCAAAAATAACGCCAAGGTGCTTGCGGGAAGAACCCGTACCAATAAACTGGTTCATTTTGAAGGGGGTCCGGAATTGATCGGCACTTTCGTTCATGTGGAAATTACCGATCCGATGACCTGGTACATCAAAGGTAAAATTGTCAGCAGCCCGGTGGCTGCCGTTTAATAAAGGATATACAAAGCAATATAAAGGGTTCAAAACGATTAACCCAAGATGCGAAAGGGAGGAATTCAAAGTGGCAGGATTGCAGGATATGTCTGACGCCCAAGGCGGAATTCCGGATTCCGCTTCGCGTATGTTTACCCGTAATGAAATTATGGAGAAATCGAGGGAGCTGGCAGAGCTGATCCGCGGAAGCGAGGAAGCGCAAATCTTCAAGCAGGCGGAGCAGCAAATCCAGGGCCATCAACGGGTCCAGTCGCTGATTGCGCAAATGAAGAAAAAGCAGAAGGAGATCGTGGCTTTCGAAAGCATGCGCAACCAGGAGATGGTGAGTCGGATCGAGAAAGAGATTGACGAACTGCAGGCCGAGATCGACGCGATTCCGCTTGTGACTGAATATCAGCAAAGTCAAGCGGACATGAACTATTTGCTTCAATTTGTAATGTCCGCGATCCAGGATACAGTCTCACAAAAGATTAACGTAGAATCCGGTAAGGAGGCTCCTCCAAGCCGGTGCGATTAAAGCAGCAGGCGAAGTGCGGGAGATAGCCTTCCGCACTTTTTGCTGTATGCAACCGTACAAACTTAATGCCATAAACTAATAGAACCTTACATACCCGCTGCGAGCTAAGCGGGGACTCAACAAGACAAACTTCAGGATTCAGGGGGAAAGCGGGACATGGACTGGACAGATATTTTAAATCGCAACAGCAAAACGTTTTGGGGATTTCTTGGCATGGAGCTGCTGCATGCGGACGCTGCAAGGGTAGATCTCGGCCTCGAGGTCAAAGAAAATCACTTGAATTCTATGGGCATCGTACATGGAGGCGTATTGTCTTCTTTGATGGACCAGGCGATGGGGATCCTCGTTACGGCCGCAAAAGGCGGAGTTGAGGGAGTAACAACTCATCTGAATGTGAATTTCCTTTCGGCCATGGGGACAGGCAAACTGATTGCCAGTGCTTATCCCGTGCACGAAACGTTCCGTACAATGACTATGCGAGCTGAGGTCCGTGACGAACAGGGACAGCTTGGCTGTGTGGCGACATCCACCTTCCGGCTTCCAAAAGCAAAAGCTTAAAATTAATCCGACAGTGTGGGTGATGGATAATGAACGATGACCAGGAGAAAGCCAAAAATTATAATCCTAAAAAATACCGGACACCGGATGGAATTCCTGCGGATATCGTCATGTTTACTTTAACCAAGCAGGAACGGCGTTCCTCAACCAAATCCTTGCCGCTTTTTGAGCTTAAGGTCATGCTCGTCCGCAGACGAAGCTGGCCTTTCGCAGGGGCTTACGCGCTGCCCGGCGGTTTCTCGCAGGAGAACGAATCGCTGTATGAGACCGCGAGCCGGGAGCTGCAGGAGGAGACAGGCGTCGACGGCGGCCATTTGGAATATTTAGGGGTTTACAGCACTCCGGGGCGAGATCCGCGCGGATGGATCATCTCGCATGCTTTTTATGCCCTGGTAGAAGAATGGGTGCTGGAGAAGCGCAAAGCGGCTGATGATGCTCAGGCGGTTGGCTTGTTTACCATCCAGCAGGCGCTTGAAGAGCTGGAGCTTGCCTTTGATCACAGGGAGATCATTAAAGATGCTTACCGGAGAATCCAGGAGCAGATGCTGCAGACGACGATAGCCAAGCAGTTTTTGCCTCCGCACTTTACGCTGAGCGAGCTTTATCAGGTCATTCGCACGGTTGTGCCTGATTTCGAAGAGCTGAACTTTATTCGTAAAGTGACGTCAACCCGAAGCAGACAAGGTATCCTGGAGGAAGTGGTGGACGATAACGGCAAACGGCTGGTGTCCAATCAATATTCCCAGCGCCCGGCTCAGCTCTACCGGTTTACGGATTTTACACCGCGCTTGAGTATTTATACTTAAACTGATTAAATATACAAGAGTACATTACGGCAGCCAATCCTGGACAGTGAGGAGCTGAGGGAAGATGAAAGCATTAATCGTGATTGATTTCACGAATGATTTTGTCGATGGAAGTTTGCCGGTGGGAGAACCTGCGATTGCGATTACTCCGGTCATAGCCCGGGTAACGGAGGCATTCGCAGCTAACGGCGATTATGTAGTGATGGCGGTGGATCTTCATGAGCAGAACGATAGCTATCACCCGGAAACCAAACTTTTTCCTCCCCATAATCTTAGGGGGACAGAAGGCCGGGAGCTGTATGGAGAATTAAAGGCGGTTTATGAGAAATACAAGGACCGGATTGAATGGATGGACAAAACGAGATACAGTGCTTTTTGCGGGACGGATCTGGAGCTGAAGCTCCGGGCCAGAGGAATTACGGAGGTTCATTTGATCGGCGTCTGCACGGATATTTGTGTGCTCCATACGGCCGTAGATGCTTATAATAAAGGATTTGCCATTACCGTGTATGAAGATGCGGTAGCCAGCTTTAACCAGGCCGGTCATGAATGGGCGCTTGGCCATTTTGCCGGCAGCTTGGGAGCGAAGGTGACAACAAGCTCGGAAGAGGTGAAGTAAGGATGGCGGCAGCAGAGAGAGGAAGAAATCAGATGCAAACAACAGGTTTGGCGCTGCATACGGATAAATACCAGATCAATATGCTTTATGCGCACTGGATGAATGGAAGCCATTTAAGAAAGGCCGTGTTTGAAGCTTATTTTCGCAAGCTTCCGTTCGGCAATGGCTACGCCGTATTTGCGGGGCTGGAACGGATTGTGAACTATCTGGTGAACCTTCGATTCACCGAAGAGGATCTGGCTTATTTGGCCAAACAGGAGGAAAATTATAAACCCGAGTTTCTGGAGATGCTGAGGGACTTCCGGTTTGGCGGCACCTTGCTGTCCATGAAGGAGGGCGCTTTGGTATTTCCGAATGAACCGTTGATCCGTGTAGAAGGCACCATTATGGAAGCCCAGCTCATTGAAACTGCGCTGCTGAATTTTATGAACTTCCAAACGCTGATCGCTACTAAAGCCTCCAGAATCAAGCAGGTGGCGCCTGATGACATTCTGCTGGAGTTCGGCACCAGACGGGCACAGGAAGCCGATGCAGCCATCTGGGGAGCAAGAGCGGCGTACATCGCCGGATTTGATGCTACGTCCAACATGCTGGCCGGGGAATATTTCGGGATCCCGACAAAAGGAACGCATGCCCACTCCTGGGTGCAAGGTTTCGAATCCGAAGAAGAGGCATTTGAGCTTTACGCCAAAGCGCTGCCGGACCAGGTGACACTGCTGGTTGATACGTATGATACGCTCAAAAGCGGTGTGCCTAATGCCATCAAAACAGCAAAATGGCTGGCTTCGCAGGGCAAAAGGATGAGCTCGATCCGGCTGGACAGCGGCGATTTGGCTTATTTATCGATTCAGGCCCGTAAAATGCTGGATGATGCCGGGCTCTCTTACGTCAAAATTGTCGCTTCCAACGACCTCGATGAGAACACCATCTTCAACCTGAAGGCTCAAGGCGCCCGGATTGATATATGGGGGATTGGAACTCAGCTGATTACGGCTGCGGACCAGCCTGCGCTGGGGGGCGTCTACAAGCTTGTAGAACGTCAAAAGGGCGATACGATGGTGCCTACGATCAAAATTTCAGCCAATCCGGAGAAAATCAGCACGCCAGGGAAAAAAGAAGTGTACCGGCTGCTCAGCCGCAGCGACAAAAAAGCTCTCGGCGATTATATCACCTACCCGTCCGAAACCATCCCGGAAGAGCGGAATAACAAACTTCGTTTGAAACACCCGCTGAATTCCACGCTGCAGAAGACGGTCAAGAACTTTGAGGTTATGCGGATGCTGGAGCCTATCTTTGAGCATGGACAGCTCGTCTACGAGCTGCCAAGTCTGGATCAGGTCCGGGATTACCATAAACAGCAGCTTTCGCTGTTCTGGCCGGAATATCTGCGCAAGCTCAACCCGGAAATCTACCGGATCAGCTTGAGCGAAGAGGTCTGGAATCAGCGTCAGTCGATGATTGAAGCTTATTTGGAGCAGCATGATGAATAAACGGGTTAGATGCAGATGAAGATGAAGATGAAACGGCTGGAGCCTATATGGGGCTGCGGCCGTTTTTCTTTTAACGATTCATTTGATTATTTCTCGGGAAAGCGCAGAAATCGCTAAGATCAGACGCTGCAGGAAGGGATTCGACAGAAGAGGCAAAACGAGCATAGTTTATGACGTAAAATAAAGCATGCTTAGCAGGTATAAATCCAGCTTATGGAAGGAAAACTGAGGTTATAAGCGGTATAAGCTTGCTGAACTTGATAGTCATGAAGTTTTATTAGGAAAGGATGATGTGCATGGGCAGCCAGAAACGATTTGACAAATGGACGGCCGGTCTGTTAGGTGCAGGAGTAATTGTCTCTGCCTGGTTCGTCCATGTGCCGCGAACGGAAGCCAGCCAGCCGCTGGCGGTATACGCTGAGCCTGTATACAGCAGCCTAATCCTCGTCAAGCAAGGGGCTTTGGAGGAACAGTCGGCAGACGGTTTCATGAGCAGTGAATTCTACGGCGGCAGTGAAACCTTGGATTTGTTGAAACAGCTAAGACAGGCATGCGCTCGCAGCGATTTGCGTCTGACTCATGAAACGAATTCCGAGGACCTGGACGGGAACCGGAGCACGAGCTTTTACGTGAATGGAGATTCCCATCACTATGTCGTTTTTTACCGTTATAACAGGGAAAGTACCCGATTGTCGAAAATTCGCAGCCTATACGGCACCGACAAAGACAGCCATAGCCCTTTGATTCGAACAGCCGGCAAGCTTGCACTGGTTTATGTATCAAGCGGCAGCGATAAGGACAAATACAACGACCGGCTGGAACCGATTTTTGACAGCTTGCTCAAAGAGATGAAATAAACTAAAAGCGTCCTCCGAACAAAAGGTTCGGAAGGCGCTTTTTTGATGTGCCCATTTTGTGTGCATCGTGAATGAAGTTATTTCTTATAAATCTCGCGCATGACGTGCCTTAGTTCCGGAAGGATGATCCGCTCCATGGCAAGCTTCACGGCGCCGGTTGAGCCGGGCATCGAGAATACAGCGGTTCCGTTTATGACACCGGCAACGGCCCGGCTTAAGATCGCTGCCGGCCCGATATCCTCGGTAAAGCTGAGATAACGGAAAATTTCGCCGAAACCGGGCAGTTCTTTCCCAAGCATGCTGCTAACGGCTTCATAGGTCGTATCGCGAGGAGCAATTCCGGTGCCTCCGCTTAAGAGAACCGCTTCAATCCGGTTGTCTTCTGCGGATTCGTGAAGCAGGTTGCGCAGCTCATCATATTCGTCTTTGACAATTCTATAATCGACGACAGCATAACCGTGTTCTTCAAGCAGCTTAAGCATCAGCTTGCCGCTGGCGTCATTTCCCTGGGTACGTGTATCCGACACCGTGATGACTTGGCAGGAGACGGAAGCAGGGGCTTCTGATTTGTGTTCATCTACTGATCTCATTTCGGTTACCTCTTTCTCTTGATTTCCGCAAATTTGGATTCCCGTCTATTTTAGCACAAGCCTTCCGTCAGCCGAAGCGGGTTTCTTGGCACGAAGCCGGTACTCCCGTTTGTTGCAATGTTCCGGCTGCTGTAGTAAACTCCGTGTCAGATCAAATAAAGGTTCAGCATTTGGAGGAGAAGTTGAAAATGAAAGCATCGGACGATACTTATGTAACCCCGATTTACATATTGTCAGGATTTCTGGGCAGCGG includes the following:
- a CDS encoding cysteine hydrolase family protein gives rise to the protein MKALIVIDFTNDFVDGSLPVGEPAIAITPVIARVTEAFAANGDYVVMAVDLHEQNDSYHPETKLFPPHNLRGTEGRELYGELKAVYEKYKDRIEWMDKTRYSAFCGTDLELKLRARGITEVHLIGVCTDICVLHTAVDAYNKGFAITVYEDAVASFNQAGHEWALGHFAGSLGAKVTTSSEEVK
- a CDS encoding NUDIX hydrolase gives rise to the protein MNDDQEKAKNYNPKKYRTPDGIPADIVMFTLTKQERRSSTKSLPLFELKVMLVRRRSWPFAGAYALPGGFSQENESLYETASRELQEETGVDGGHLEYLGVYSTPGRDPRGWIISHAFYALVEEWVLEKRKAADDAQAVGLFTIQQALEELELAFDHREIIKDAYRRIQEQMLQTTIAKQFLPPHFTLSELYQVIRTVVPDFEELNFIRKVTSTRSRQGILEEVVDDNGKRLVSNQYSQRPAQLYRFTDFTPRLSIYT
- a CDS encoding PaaI family thioesterase is translated as MDWTDILNRNSKTFWGFLGMELLHADAARVDLGLEVKENHLNSMGIVHGGVLSSLMDQAMGILVTAAKGGVEGVTTHLNVNFLSAMGTGKLIASAYPVHETFRTMTMRAEVRDEQGQLGCVATSTFRLPKAKA
- a CDS encoding nicotinate phosphoribosyltransferase; the encoded protein is MQTTGLALHTDKYQINMLYAHWMNGSHLRKAVFEAYFRKLPFGNGYAVFAGLERIVNYLVNLRFTEEDLAYLAKQEENYKPEFLEMLRDFRFGGTLLSMKEGALVFPNEPLIRVEGTIMEAQLIETALLNFMNFQTLIATKASRIKQVAPDDILLEFGTRRAQEADAAIWGARAAYIAGFDATSNMLAGEYFGIPTKGTHAHSWVQGFESEEEAFELYAKALPDQVTLLVDTYDTLKSGVPNAIKTAKWLASQGKRMSSIRLDSGDLAYLSIQARKMLDDAGLSYVKIVASNDLDENTIFNLKAQGARIDIWGIGTQLITAADQPALGGVYKLVERQKGDTMVPTIKISANPEKISTPGKKEVYRLLSRSDKKALGDYITYPSETIPEERNNKLRLKHPLNSTLQKTVKNFEVMRMLEPIFEHGQLVYELPSLDQVRDYHKQQLSLFWPEYLRKLNPEIYRISLSEEVWNQRQSMIEAYLEQHDE
- a CDS encoding MogA/MoaB family molybdenum cofactor biosynthesis protein; the protein is MRSVDEHKSEAPASVSCQVITVSDTRTQGNDASGKLMLKLLEEHGYAVVDYRIVKDEYDELRNLLHESAEDNRIEAVLLSGGTGIAPRDTTYEAVSSMLGKELPGFGEIFRYLSFTEDIGPAAILSRAVAGVINGTAVFSMPGSTGAVKLAMERIILPELRHVMREIYKK